A DNA window from Mariprofundus aestuarium contains the following coding sequences:
- a CDS encoding phosphomannomutase/phosphoglucomutase, with the protein MNNDFPHHVFREYDIRGIAGTDITEDLAYRLGKAYAAMLPAGESRAVIVGRDVRLSGMALQSALIKGLTDAGVNVIDIGIVPTPLAYFAVYKFDAAGSVQVTASHNPGEYNGFKMMIGKSSLYGDDIQQIKKLIQTEFPDADILGNCRQSCIIDYYTDFVVSDCPLAYPLKVVIDAGNGPSGIIAAPLYRQLGCEVVELYCEPDGTFPNHHPDPTIEANMVDLAEAVSREKADLGIAFDGDGDRIGIVDANGEMVWSDMLLLLLSRHLLKTHPGATIISEVKCSQHMYDGIIEAGGKPVMWRTGHSPIKAKMKETGALLAGEMSGHMFFADRFFGFDDAAYAGARVMQMLTDCKATFAELLTGIPESVSTPELRIECSDERKFALVEEAITHFRAKGYDIIDIDGMRIQFDDGWALLRASNTQPALVLRFEAPAEDRLQEMRDLIESWLKKNR; encoded by the coding sequence TTGAATAACGATTTTCCGCATCATGTGTTCCGCGAATATGATATTCGAGGCATAGCAGGAACCGACATCACCGAGGATTTGGCCTACCGGCTTGGCAAAGCCTATGCGGCCATGCTGCCTGCAGGCGAGTCCAGAGCTGTCATTGTCGGCCGCGATGTTCGCCTCTCAGGAATGGCCCTACAGTCAGCCCTGATCAAAGGCCTGACTGACGCGGGGGTCAATGTAATCGATATCGGCATTGTCCCCACTCCGCTTGCCTATTTTGCAGTTTATAAATTCGATGCCGCTGGAAGCGTTCAGGTGACAGCAAGCCACAACCCGGGTGAATATAACGGTTTCAAGATGATGATCGGAAAATCGAGCCTGTACGGCGATGACATTCAACAGATCAAGAAACTGATACAGACGGAGTTTCCTGATGCCGATATACTCGGTAACTGCAGACAGAGCTGCATCATCGACTACTATACTGACTTTGTTGTAAGCGACTGCCCATTAGCCTATCCGCTCAAGGTGGTGATCGACGCAGGCAACGGTCCTTCGGGCATCATAGCAGCCCCGCTCTACCGACAACTGGGCTGCGAGGTGGTCGAACTCTACTGCGAACCGGATGGAACCTTTCCCAACCACCATCCCGACCCGACCATTGAAGCAAATATGGTTGACCTTGCTGAGGCCGTTAGTCGGGAAAAAGCCGATCTCGGCATCGCCTTCGATGGTGATGGCGACCGCATCGGTATCGTCGATGCCAATGGTGAAATGGTCTGGAGTGACATGCTGCTGTTACTGCTGTCGAGGCACCTGCTGAAGACACACCCGGGCGCCACGATCATCTCCGAAGTTAAGTGTTCACAGCATATGTATGACGGCATTATCGAGGCCGGTGGCAAGCCTGTAATGTGGCGCACGGGCCACTCACCGATCAAAGCGAAAATGAAGGAGACCGGCGCACTTCTGGCAGGCGAGATGAGCGGACATATGTTTTTCGCTGACCGCTTCTTTGGTTTCGATGATGCGGCCTATGCCGGCGCACGCGTGATGCAGATGCTCACCGACTGCAAAGCAACCTTTGCCGAGCTCTTAACCGGCATTCCTGAATCGGTATCGACCCCCGAGCTGCGTATAGAGTGCAGTGATGAACGGAAATTCGCGCTGGTCGAAGAGGCAATCACCCACTTCAGGGCAAAGGGTTATGATATCATCGATATCGACGGCATGCGTATCCAGTTCGATGATGGCTGGGCTCTGCTGCGAGCATCCAACACCCAGCCTGCGCTAGTATTACGCTTTGAAGCCCCTGCTGAAGATCGACTGCAGGAGATGCGTGATCTCATCGAAAGCTGGCTTAAAAAGAACCGTTAA
- the mnmA gene encoding tRNA 2-thiouridine(34) synthase MnmA → MDRSVEEIIAEVVSGLKHLKGVRVIAAMSGGVDSSVMAALLKEAGLDVVGVFLNVWDYSREDVNRHGSCCSLEDSYDARRVADSVGIPFYAMDMREEFRRDVIDPFVADYESGRTPNPCERCNRFVKFGALLKAADQLEAKYVATGHYVQRLDDQSGIHLLKGNDAKKDQSYFLATTNREQAARILFPVGGLEKDDTRKLARHYQLPTAEKHESQDICFIPAGDRIAFLKREGASAGFVEGDIVDVLGNNLGRHQGIAHYTLGQRKGLGLPNGPWHVVGLDGITARVVVAHPEDAVIREVEVGDISWIRKPHAGETVTAKVRYQMQPAACELIEEGECLHVQFKEQQKPTAPGQVAAFYSGDELLGGGIVSKIL, encoded by the coding sequence ATGGATCGAAGTGTTGAAGAGATAATTGCCGAAGTTGTAAGTGGCTTAAAGCACCTTAAAGGTGTGCGGGTGATTGCTGCGATGAGCGGTGGAGTGGATAGCTCGGTGATGGCTGCACTGCTCAAAGAGGCGGGGTTGGATGTGGTCGGGGTGTTCCTCAATGTATGGGACTATTCGCGTGAGGATGTGAACCGTCATGGCTCCTGCTGCTCGCTTGAGGACTCTTATGATGCCCGCCGTGTTGCAGATAGCGTCGGTATTCCATTTTATGCCATGGATATGCGCGAGGAGTTCCGTCGCGATGTGATCGATCCGTTTGTGGCCGATTACGAAAGCGGGCGCACCCCCAATCCCTGTGAGCGCTGCAACCGATTCGTGAAGTTCGGTGCGCTGCTGAAAGCTGCTGACCAGCTGGAAGCTAAATATGTGGCGACCGGCCACTATGTACAACGGCTTGATGATCAGAGCGGTATTCACCTATTAAAGGGTAACGATGCCAAGAAGGATCAGAGTTATTTCCTGGCAACAACGAATCGTGAGCAGGCAGCCCGTATCCTCTTTCCGGTCGGTGGGCTGGAGAAAGACGATACGCGCAAGCTTGCCCGCCATTATCAGCTACCTACGGCTGAGAAACATGAGAGTCAGGACATCTGTTTTATCCCGGCAGGTGATCGTATCGCATTCCTGAAGCGAGAAGGGGCATCAGCCGGTTTTGTCGAAGGTGATATAGTCGACGTCCTAGGCAACAATCTGGGACGCCATCAGGGTATTGCCCACTACACGCTGGGCCAGCGCAAAGGCTTAGGGCTGCCGAACGGGCCGTGGCATGTGGTTGGGCTGGATGGCATAACAGCGCGTGTGGTGGTGGCACACCCTGAGGATGCGGTGATTCGCGAGGTTGAAGTGGGTGATATCAGCTGGATTCGCAAGCCGCATGCCGGTGAAACTGTTACCGCCAAGGTGCGTTACCAGATGCAGCCCGCCGCCTGCGAGTTAATCGAGGAGGGTGAATGCCTCCATGTGCAATTCAAAGAGCAGCAAAAGCCGACCGCCCCCGGTCAGGTGGCCGCATTTTATTCTGGCGATGAGCTACTGGGCGGGGGTATCGTCAGTAAGATCTTATAG
- a CDS encoding DUF4743 domain-containing protein, whose product MTYIDHIRALNCWNPENFLPFVVDGTRMGWIRHRFASQLGDFPDCFITSSRQVLLNPELKGFESRSEAVAAVLERLAESGAVRPLLGEMFPVLSEFGKAAALQIDRAVVSQFGIRAFGQHLNGYVQTGDGLMMWIARRASDRRAFPDRLDHLVAGGLPHAISLSENLAKECREEADMPQQLAAAAKAVGAISYCCEVERGLRNDTIFCYDLLLPEAFIPNCTDGEVGSFELMPIEKVAEIVRHSDEFKPNCNLVIIDFLLRHGLISSSHKHHALLSEGLGRLPQNK is encoded by the coding sequence ATGACATATATTGATCACATCCGGGCGTTGAACTGCTGGAATCCTGAAAACTTTCTTCCGTTTGTAGTTGATGGCACTCGCATGGGCTGGATTCGCCACCGTTTCGCCAGTCAACTGGGTGATTTTCCCGACTGCTTTATCACCTCATCCAGACAGGTGTTGCTTAACCCCGAACTTAAGGGATTTGAATCGCGCTCTGAGGCAGTGGCTGCTGTGCTGGAGCGTTTGGCAGAATCCGGTGCGGTTCGGCCCCTTCTAGGGGAAATGTTTCCAGTACTCTCGGAGTTTGGAAAAGCGGCCGCACTTCAGATTGACCGGGCTGTTGTTTCGCAATTCGGCATCCGCGCTTTCGGTCAGCATCTCAACGGTTATGTGCAAACAGGCGATGGTTTGATGATGTGGATCGCCCGCAGGGCATCGGACCGCAGAGCGTTTCCGGATCGCCTGGATCATTTGGTGGCAGGCGGCCTACCGCACGCTATATCATTATCTGAGAATCTGGCCAAGGAGTGCAGGGAAGAAGCTGATATGCCGCAGCAACTGGCGGCTGCCGCTAAAGCGGTGGGAGCCATCAGCTATTGCTGTGAGGTGGAGCGAGGGCTGAGGAACGATACGATCTTCTGTTACGACTTGTTACTGCCGGAAGCGTTTATTCCAAATTGCACCGATGGCGAAGTTGGTAGCTTTGAACTGATGCCCATTGAAAAGGTGGCTGAAATTGTGCGCCACAGTGATGAGTTTAAGCCCAACTGCAATCTGGTCATTATCGATTTCCTGCTCCGCCACGGCCTCATCAGCTCAAGCCATAAGCATCACGCGCTGCTAAGTGAAGGGCTGGGCAGGTTACCACAGAATAAATGA
- a CDS encoding ribose-phosphate diphosphokinase, whose product MSSNMVVLGFADSRNLAGELAELLAVASGEIEVHRFPDGESRVSVPAELPQHVIICLSLDHPNEKLIELLLAAGAARDNGAIKLTLVAPYLCYMRQDKAFHPGEAVSQQTIGTLLGSAFDAVVTVDPHLHRIERLEQAVSCSQAISLTATLPIAEFIADRFDKPLLVGPDAESLQWVSAIAQGRCFDFVIGDKQRFGDRNVSIRLPESISLAGRDVVIVDDMASTGRTMVAAAKSVLTGRPSSVSLIVTHALFIGDAEALIRTTGIDHLWSTDSILHPTNAIGLGSLLADGIRRCL is encoded by the coding sequence ATGAGCAGTAATATGGTGGTGCTTGGCTTTGCAGATAGCCGAAACCTTGCAGGTGAGCTGGCAGAATTGCTTGCAGTGGCAAGCGGTGAGATCGAGGTGCACAGGTTTCCGGACGGCGAGAGCAGGGTGTCTGTGCCGGCGGAGCTGCCCCAACATGTCATCATCTGTCTGAGTCTAGATCATCCTAACGAGAAGCTGATCGAACTGCTTCTGGCCGCTGGGGCAGCACGTGATAACGGTGCCATCAAGCTTACGCTGGTTGCCCCTTACCTCTGTTACATGCGTCAGGACAAGGCATTTCATCCTGGTGAGGCGGTGAGTCAGCAGACAATTGGTACGTTACTGGGAAGCGCGTTCGATGCCGTGGTGACAGTAGACCCGCACCTGCACCGGATTGAACGGCTGGAGCAGGCTGTAAGCTGTTCGCAGGCTATTAGCCTGACCGCAACGCTGCCTATCGCCGAATTTATTGCCGACCGTTTCGATAAGCCGTTATTAGTTGGTCCGGATGCCGAATCACTGCAGTGGGTCTCAGCGATTGCCCAAGGCAGGTGTTTTGATTTCGTTATTGGGGATAAGCAGCGGTTTGGTGATCGCAATGTATCTATCCGGTTGCCGGAGAGTATCTCTCTGGCTGGTCGAGATGTTGTGATTGTAGATGATATGGCCAGTACCGGACGAACCATGGTGGCTGCGGCCAAATCGGTTCTGACCGGAAGACCTTCTTCAGTTTCACTGATTGTCACGCATGCGCTTTTTATCGGTGATGCCGAAGCGTTAATTCGCACCACCGGTATTGATCACCTATGGAGTACCGATAGCATCTTGCATCCGACCAATGCAATTGGACTGGGTTCACTTTTGGCTGACGGTATTCGCCGTTGTCTCTGA
- a CDS encoding thymidine phosphorylase family protein codes for MNRPGIHLKLRRIGIDTFKENVAYLHRDCPVYHTEGFQALAKVEVNSVKNHQQVLAVLNVVNDGGIMAIDELGLSEQAFEQLGLKDGNMVCIAHATPPESLDAVHRKIAGECLHASDYLSIIKDVVGNRYSRMEMSAFLVACSESGMEREELLYLTEAMVETGEKLDWGEPLVADKHCIGGIPGNRTTMLVVPIVAAHGMLIPKTSSRAITSPSGTADTMETLARVDLDLKDLHDIVRRERGCLAWGGRAKLAPADDILISVERPLSLDSPGQMVSSILSKKVAAGATHLLIDIPVGPTAKVRRMNDALRLRKLFEYVGDRLGLHLEVVITNGEQPIGRGIGPALEARDVIKVLENDPDAPSDLREKSLRLAGRILEFDPDVRGGQGYAIARDILETGRAMAKMQAIIGAQGVNEEPYVRGALVMEVVAPESGFVVEINNLQMARIARMAGAPMDKGAGVDLLKKMGDKVEAGEVLYLIYAEFPSDFDFAVEQTKKDIGFRIGDNPPAPRYFPPL; via the coding sequence ATGAACAGGCCCGGCATTCATCTAAAACTTCGCCGCATCGGTATCGACACATTCAAGGAGAATGTCGCCTATCTGCATCGCGACTGTCCTGTTTACCATACCGAGGGGTTTCAGGCGCTGGCCAAGGTTGAGGTCAACAGTGTGAAAAATCATCAGCAGGTGCTGGCGGTTCTCAATGTCGTTAACGATGGCGGGATTATGGCGATTGATGAGCTGGGTTTAAGTGAACAGGCATTCGAACAGCTTGGTCTGAAAGATGGCAATATGGTCTGTATTGCCCATGCCACTCCGCCTGAGTCGCTGGATGCAGTTCACCGAAAGATTGCCGGTGAGTGCCTCCATGCCTCTGATTACCTCTCCATTATCAAAGATGTGGTTGGTAATCGCTATTCACGTATGGAGATGTCCGCATTTCTGGTCGCCTGCAGTGAGAGCGGCATGGAGCGTGAGGAGTTGCTCTATCTTACCGAGGCGATGGTTGAAACCGGTGAAAAGCTGGACTGGGGAGAACCGCTGGTAGCCGATAAACACTGTATTGGCGGTATTCCGGGTAACCGCACGACGATGCTGGTTGTGCCGATTGTAGCCGCCCACGGCATGCTGATCCCCAAGACCTCAAGCCGGGCGATCACCTCACCGTCCGGCACGGCAGATACGATGGAAACGCTGGCTCGCGTCGATCTCGATCTGAAAGATCTGCATGATATCGTTCGCCGCGAACGTGGTTGTCTGGCATGGGGCGGGAGGGCAAAACTTGCCCCAGCTGATGATATCCTGATTTCGGTGGAGCGACCGCTGTCACTTGATTCTCCCGGGCAGATGGTCTCTTCGATCCTCTCCAAAAAGGTGGCAGCAGGCGCCACTCATCTATTAATAGATATCCCGGTTGGTCCTACGGCCAAGGTGCGTCGGATGAACGATGCTTTGCGCCTCCGTAAACTGTTTGAGTATGTTGGCGATCGTCTGGGTCTACATCTTGAGGTGGTGATTACCAATGGTGAACAGCCAATCGGTCGCGGGATTGGGCCGGCACTTGAGGCACGCGATGTGATCAAGGTGCTGGAAAATGATCCAGATGCACCATCCGACCTTCGCGAGAAGTCGCTGCGGCTTGCCGGCCGTATTCTTGAATTCGATCCGGATGTGCGCGGTGGTCAAGGTTATGCCATTGCCCGCGACATTCTCGAAACCGGCCGCGCCATGGCCAAGATGCAGGCGATTATTGGTGCACAGGGGGTAAATGAAGAACCGTATGTGCGGGGTGCCTTGGTCATGGAGGTCGTAGCGCCTGAGTCGGGTTTTGTGGTTGAGATCAACAACCTGCAAATGGCCCGGATTGCCCGCATGGCCGGGGCGCCGATGGATAAGGGGGCGGGTGTCGATCTGCTGAAGAAGATGGGTGATAAGGTTGAGGCTGGTGAGGTGCTTTATCTTATTTACGCCGAGTTCCCGTCCGATTTCGATTTCGCGGTAGAGCAGACCAAAAAGGATATCGGTTTCAGGATCGGCGATAATCCGCCTGCACCACGCTACTTTCCGCCGTTATGA
- a CDS encoding VOC family protein has protein sequence MFSFHHVALSVRDIESSVEFYSLFEFEPVFRWQAADKMLSIVHLKQGQTLLELFCFENAVAAPESSQQLATDLPRIGIKHFGIKVADIQAARAALQEHGLAEGIELVQGKTGIKYFFIKDPSGILLEVAQDDRNL, from the coding sequence GTGTTCAGCTTTCATCACGTCGCATTAAGTGTTCGGGATATTGAGAGCTCGGTTGAGTTCTACAGCCTGTTCGAGTTTGAGCCTGTGTTCCGCTGGCAGGCGGCCGATAAAATGCTTTCCATCGTGCATCTCAAGCAGGGGCAGACGCTTTTGGAGTTGTTCTGTTTTGAGAATGCTGTTGCAGCGCCAGAGTCATCACAGCAGTTGGCCACCGACCTGCCCAGAATCGGTATCAAGCATTTTGGCATCAAAGTCGCCGATATCCAGGCTGCCAGAGCAGCTCTGCAGGAGCATGGTCTTGCTGAGGGTATCGAGCTTGTGCAGGGCAAAACCGGTATCAAATATTTCTTTATCAAGGACCCCAGCGGCATACTTCTTGAAGTCGCGCAGGATGATAGGAACCTGTAG
- a CDS encoding ABC transporter substrate-binding protein, whose protein sequence is MLILAGCQSADADRDLLRVGLAQMPITIDPRFATDAASVRVQDFLHRGLLKLDASFNVEGDLAESWEHPRPLLWRFRLRQGVTFSDGSQVTAGDVAATLRAVINPALVSPLKAGFAAIDHIDVDDDYSLSIHLSRADASLLSRLNLGILPASIAGAPHNAHQTNGCGAYKLALWNENGITLERREEAESVARIRFSSVKDPVTRVLKLTRGELDFVQNDLPPHLLPYIRDQKQLTVQTRPSTTFAYIGLNLQDKMLDDVRVRRALALALDREKLKSALFSDLPVLAETVLTTSHWASSQLPAVAFNLNEAERLLDAAGFPRGENGIRFTLNYRTSTDPTRLRLATAIAGMWEMAGIKVSIESLEWGGFYARIKRGDFQVFSLSWVGIADPDIYRWILHTEMWPPKGANRGRYSNPEVDGWLEAAAAGESQSERKALYARVQQQMLKDMVYIPLWYDPVIAVSGARIQGFEPMPDGNLRGLMNISFATEED, encoded by the coding sequence ATGTTGATTCTGGCTGGATGCCAGTCAGCTGATGCAGATCGCGATCTGTTGCGTGTGGGGCTGGCGCAGATGCCGATTACGATCGACCCCCGCTTTGCTACCGATGCCGCCTCGGTACGCGTGCAGGATTTTCTGCATCGCGGTCTGTTGAAGCTCGATGCATCGTTCAATGTCGAGGGCGATCTGGCAGAGAGCTGGGAACATCCCAGGCCTCTGCTGTGGCGATTCAGGCTCAGGCAAGGCGTGACCTTCAGTGATGGGAGTCAGGTGACTGCTGGGGATGTGGCGGCAACGCTGCGTGCGGTGATCAACCCTGCACTGGTCAGTCCGCTCAAAGCGGGTTTTGCTGCTATCGATCATATTGATGTGGATGACGATTATAGCCTGTCGATTCACCTTTCCAGAGCTGATGCATCACTGCTTTCACGCCTGAATCTCGGCATTCTTCCTGCATCAATTGCAGGCGCGCCTCACAATGCCCATCAGACCAACGGCTGCGGCGCCTACAAGCTGGCTCTCTGGAACGAAAACGGTATTACGCTTGAGCGCAGGGAAGAAGCGGAATCTGTGGCTAGGATTCGCTTCAGCAGCGTGAAGGATCCGGTAACGCGGGTGCTGAAACTGACACGCGGCGAACTCGATTTTGTGCAGAATGATCTTCCTCCGCACCTGCTGCCCTATATCCGGGATCAAAAACAGCTGACGGTTCAAACACGTCCCTCCACCACATTCGCCTATATCGGCTTGAATCTGCAGGATAAAATGCTGGATGATGTTCGGGTTCGTAGAGCGCTGGCGCTGGCGCTGGATCGGGAAAAACTCAAGTCAGCACTATTCTCCGATCTTCCCGTGCTTGCTGAAACCGTGCTGACTACGAGCCATTGGGCTTCCAGTCAGCTGCCTGCAGTTGCTTTTAACCTGAATGAAGCGGAGCGACTTCTTGATGCAGCGGGATTTCCGCGGGGTGAAAACGGTATTCGCTTCACGTTGAACTATCGTACCAGCACAGATCCGACCCGACTGCGGCTGGCAACAGCAATTGCCGGGATGTGGGAGATGGCGGGCATAAAGGTTTCGATTGAGTCGCTGGAGTGGGGCGGGTTTTATGCGCGTATTAAGCGCGGCGATTTCCAGGTTTTTTCTCTTTCCTGGGTAGGAATCGCCGATCCAGATATCTATCGCTGGATTCTGCACACAGAGATGTGGCCACCGAAGGGGGCAAACCGTGGCCGCTACAGCAATCCGGAAGTGGACGGCTGGCTAGAAGCTGCCGCTGCCGGAGAGAGCCAGTCAGAACGTAAGGCACTCTATGCCAGGGTTCAGCAGCAGATGCTGAAGGATATGGTCTATATTCCGCTCTGGTATGATCCAGTGATTGCCGTTTCCGGAGCACGCATTCAGGGGTTTGAACCGATGCCTGATGGCAACCTTCGCGGGCTGATGAATATCTCTTTTGCAACTGAGGAGGATTGA
- a CDS encoding class I SAM-dependent RNA methyltransferase — protein MIGHTVEGIVGPILPGGEAAVNVNGTTVLVANAVPGDLLAVHISAKRRGVFRGEIVEVIEPSKTRIEPPCPVGNACGGCALQSISGQAQSELKSGWVKAAFEPLVDAGTEWMPVQFHADHCRRRVRWFVGSDRKGLFLGFYAQASHQPVRHRECMVLTPELNALRTLIEKNVSLNGIGSVQAVHLSDGVHVILETECKPTAEMEATNIESMPLQWWWRDSNGITRPMQKPVENFHDLLPAGDCDVALTVGPDGFVQGQMEGNRELIAQIQQWAGKVRRIADLFCGIGNLSLPLAAATGAEVIGAELNAASVRAATANAKAIGITSTFAVANLFEVFDLEPYIGADLLILDPPRRGAKRICSQMSRLLPDKIIMISCDAAAGSRDGALLKEHGYRLKALRALDLFPGAGHVEAMSLWQRS, from the coding sequence ATGATCGGTCATACCGTAGAGGGCATCGTTGGCCCGATCCTTCCAGGCGGTGAAGCTGCCGTTAACGTGAATGGTACTACAGTGTTGGTGGCCAATGCTGTGCCCGGTGATCTGCTGGCAGTTCATATCTCTGCGAAACGGCGCGGCGTTTTTCGTGGGGAAATAGTCGAGGTGATTGAACCCTCCAAAACGCGAATTGAACCACCTTGTCCGGTTGGTAATGCATGTGGTGGATGCGCGCTGCAGTCTATATCAGGACAAGCTCAGTCCGAACTGAAGTCGGGGTGGGTAAAAGCTGCATTTGAACCGTTGGTCGATGCTGGAACCGAGTGGATGCCCGTACAGTTTCATGCCGATCACTGTCGGCGGCGGGTGCGCTGGTTTGTCGGAAGTGATCGGAAAGGACTCTTCCTTGGCTTTTATGCGCAGGCCAGTCACCAGCCGGTTCGGCACCGTGAATGTATGGTTCTGACACCTGAACTGAATGCACTGCGAACCCTGATCGAAAAAAATGTAAGCCTTAACGGCATCGGGTCAGTTCAGGCTGTACACCTTTCCGACGGCGTACATGTGATACTGGAGACGGAGTGCAAGCCCACTGCGGAAATGGAAGCTACAAATATTGAATCAATGCCACTGCAGTGGTGGTGGCGCGACAGCAACGGGATTACCCGTCCAATGCAAAAGCCTGTCGAAAACTTTCACGATCTTCTTCCCGCAGGAGATTGTGATGTGGCGCTTACAGTAGGTCCGGATGGCTTTGTGCAGGGGCAGATGGAGGGTAACCGCGAATTGATTGCACAGATTCAACAGTGGGCCGGTAAGGTTCGGCGTATCGCCGATCTTTTTTGCGGAATCGGCAACCTTTCATTGCCACTTGCTGCTGCTACTGGCGCGGAGGTAATTGGTGCTGAGTTGAATGCAGCCAGTGTAAGGGCAGCAACGGCCAATGCGAAAGCGATTGGGATTACATCCACATTTGCAGTAGCCAACCTCTTCGAAGTCTTTGATCTGGAGCCCTATATCGGGGCAGACCTGCTAATCCTCGATCCGCCAAGGCGCGGGGCAAAACGGATATGCAGCCAGATGTCCCGGTTGCTTCCGGATAAAATTATCATGATCTCATGTGATGCGGCGGCAGGTTCCCGTGATGGAGCTTTGCTCAAGGAGCATGGCTATCGCCTGAAAGCGCTTCGGGCGCTGGATCTGTTTCCGGGAGCGGGGCATGTGGAAGCAATGAGCCTGTGGCAGCGCAGCTAA
- a CDS encoding class I SAM-dependent methyltransferase, whose product MSDHQQLEKVIRRSIEEAGGFLSFDRFMQAALYEPGLGYYESKTVFGEKGDFVTAPELGPWLSLGFADLLFWAWKELDEPGEWTLLEQGSGSGKLLASTLDLISQFSMQAPTAVISVEHSEQLRERQAALFAERGFEVKVVASLDELSPRENIIIFSNELPDAFPVRCFRHRDGQFFERGVALSGDRFEWKDGEAAVERGPEIAPELVNRWQDGYVSEWNPGLEPWQQQLSNIVGRGFVFTVDYGYSQQEYYREGRVEGSLMAHIGQKTSEDVLSDPGSRDITAHVDFTALVQAGNRVGLSPLLWMSQGGWLAQSPSVHSFVQSLAVQNDAMSMHLMAHAKRVLMPFGMGEVFKLLIQSKGLQGERPDYLKQFDHLDHLLK is encoded by the coding sequence ATGTCCGATCATCAACAGCTTGAGAAGGTCATCCGCAGATCAATCGAAGAGGCAGGCGGTTTCCTCTCTTTTGACCGATTTATGCAGGCAGCACTATACGAACCGGGCCTCGGTTATTACGAGTCGAAAACAGTATTTGGAGAAAAAGGGGATTTCGTTACAGCCCCCGAACTGGGTCCCTGGCTTTCACTCGGCTTTGCAGATCTGCTGTTCTGGGCGTGGAAGGAGTTGGATGAACCTGGTGAATGGACACTGCTGGAGCAGGGGTCCGGCTCCGGTAAGCTGCTGGCCTCTACCCTAGATCTGATCTCCCAGTTTTCGATGCAGGCTCCGACTGCCGTGATTTCAGTTGAGCACAGTGAGCAGCTGCGAGAGCGGCAGGCGGCACTGTTTGCCGAGCGTGGTTTTGAGGTCAAGGTTGTTGCATCACTTGATGAGCTGTCGCCCCGGGAAAATATCATCATTTTCAGTAATGAACTGCCCGATGCATTTCCGGTTCGCTGTTTCCGCCATCGGGATGGTCAGTTCTTTGAGCGCGGTGTTGCACTCTCCGGCGATCGGTTTGAGTGGAAAGATGGTGAAGCCGCGGTTGAACGCGGGCCGGAGATAGCACCTGAATTGGTTAACCGGTGGCAAGATGGCTATGTCAGCGAATGGAATCCGGGACTGGAGCCGTGGCAGCAACAGCTCTCGAATATCGTAGGACGCGGTTTTGTGTTTACCGTTGATTACGGCTATTCGCAGCAGGAGTATTACCGCGAAGGCAGGGTAGAGGGCTCGCTCATGGCCCATATCGGTCAAAAGACCAGCGAAGATGTTCTCAGCGATCCCGGCAGTCGCGATATTACCGCCCATGTTGATTTTACAGCGCTGGTTCAGGCCGGAAACAGGGTCGGGCTTTCGCCACTACTCTGGATGTCGCAGGGTGGCTGGCTGGCGCAGTCACCTTCGGTACATTCATTTGTGCAGTCGCTGGCAGTGCAGAACGATGCTATGAGCATGCACCTGATGGCCCACGCCAAGCGGGTGTTGATGCCCTTCGGCATGGGGGAGGTGTTCAAGCTTCTTATCCAGTCGAAAGGCTTGCAGGGCGAGCGCCCCGATTATCTGAAGCAGTTCGATCATCTGGATCATTTGCTGAAATGA
- the trxA gene encoding thioredoxin TrxA — translation MSSDLIIHVSDESFDADVLKATGPVVVDFWAPWCGPCKQIAPILDEVAGEKQGQVTIAKINIDDNPNTPGKYGVRGIPTLMLFRDGNVQGTKVGAVNKAKLTEFIDEHLD, via the coding sequence ATGTCTTCAGATTTAATTATTCATGTCAGCGACGAAAGTTTTGATGCCGATGTTCTAAAAGCAACTGGCCCTGTCGTCGTAGACTTCTGGGCTCCATGGTGCGGCCCGTGCAAACAGATTGCCCCGATTCTGGACGAAGTTGCAGGCGAGAAGCAAGGCCAGGTGACTATTGCCAAGATCAACATCGATGATAACCCGAACACTCCTGGGAAATATGGCGTTCGTGGCATCCCTACCCTGATGTTGTTTCGTGATGGCAACGTACAGGGAACCAAGGTTGGTGCAGTGAACAAGGCCAAGCTGACCGAGTTCATCGACGAACATCTGGACTGA
- a CDS encoding Flp family type IVb pilin has product MKDLNSFCNHRLTSSLHSNEQGVSTVEYAIIISSLSIAATIILVFLGAQIEGSFNNLADTFGSAMDAGGDSGRDGGGKDGGGSKDH; this is encoded by the coding sequence ATGAAAGATCTAAATTCCTTTTGTAACCATAGGCTTACCTCCTCTCTCCATTCTAACGAACAAGGTGTGAGTACCGTTGAGTATGCGATTATTATTTCCTCACTCTCAATTGCCGCCACCATAATTCTCGTGTTCCTCGGAGCCCAGATTGAGGGTAGTTTCAATAATTTAGCAGACACCTTTGGAAGCGCTATGGATGCTGGAGGAGACTCTGGAAGAGACGGAGGGGGCAAGGACGGTGGCGGGAGCAAGGATCATTAG